The following coding sequences are from one Capsicum annuum cultivar UCD-10X-F1 chromosome 3, UCD10Xv1.1, whole genome shotgun sequence window:
- the LOC107856225 gene encoding cyclin-dependent kinase inhibitor 4 — protein sequence MGKYIRKNKKGGEVSPLGVLTRAKALALKRAPSAAAAAVKEEDSGGSYLELRSGRLVKPFMVLEGRKQRNGVSKNANPKDCLAKEMEKMKGDGNGNSCCGENLLEFEGRKRTTRESTPCSLIRELDNIQTPGSSTRRIDANEGNSRQAIIPTAREMDEFFSSGEEQEVKNFIEKYNFDPVNEKPLPGRYEWVKVDC from the exons ATGGGGAAGTACATAAGGAAGAACAAGAAAGGAGGAGAAGTATCACCACTTGGTGTGCTTACAAGGGCAAAAGCTTTAGCTCTTAAACGTGCACCGTCTGCGGCGGCGGCGGCGGTGAAGGAGGAGGATTCAGGTGGGTCCTACCTAGAGCTGAGGAGTGGTAGGTTGGTTAAACCCTTTATGGTTCTTGAAGGAAGAAAGCAGAGAAATGGGGTTTCCAAGAATGCTAACCCTAAGGACTGTTTGGCTAAGGAAATGGAAAAGATGAAGGGAGATGGGAATGGGAATAGCTGCTGTGGAGAGAATTTGTTGGAATTTGAAGGTAGAAAAAG GACCACCAGGGAGAGCACACCTTGCAGTTTGATCAGGGAGTTGGACAACATTCAGACCCCTGGTTCCAGTACGAGGCGTATTGATGCAAATGAGGGGAACTCAAGGCAAGCAATTATCCCAACAGCTCGTGAAATGGATGAATTTTTCTCCAGTGGAGAAGAGCAGGAAGTGAAAAATTTCATTGAGAA GTACAACTTTGATCCAGTGAATGAGAAGCCCCTTCCCGGACGTTACGAATGGGTGAAAGTAGACTGTTAG